A stretch of the Aminipila terrae genome encodes the following:
- the codY gene encoding GTP-sensing pleiotropic transcriptional regulator CodY: MGKDILSKIRKLNWVLQESPTGAFSFDELCNILSDMMDANVYIANLRGKVIGVHYKIKSDSSTITDPETGIEKFPNEYNEALLKVTSTEANLKAEDALEIFKYDYDTYDKLHTIIPILGGGQRWGTLICTRYEPEFSNEDLVLGEYGATVVGLEIQRRKTLEFEEEERMRSIVQMAIGTLSYSEIEAVQQIFAELNGNEGLLVASKIADRSGITRSVIVNALRKLESAGVIESRSLGMKGTHIKILNSKFYEELEKMDM; encoded by the coding sequence ATGGGAAAAGATATTTTAAGCAAAATTAGAAAATTGAACTGGGTTCTGCAGGAGAGTCCTACAGGAGCTTTTTCTTTTGATGAACTTTGCAACATATTAAGTGATATGATGGATGCCAATGTATATATTGCTAATCTAAGAGGTAAAGTTATTGGCGTGCATTATAAAATTAAATCAGACAGCTCAACTATTACAGACCCTGAAACCGGAATTGAAAAATTTCCTAATGAGTATAATGAGGCTTTGTTGAAGGTTACGTCCACAGAGGCTAATCTTAAAGCGGAAGACGCATTGGAGATTTTTAAGTATGATTATGATACTTATGACAAACTTCATACAATTATTCCTATTCTGGGTGGCGGACAGAGATGGGGTACCCTTATCTGTACAAGATATGAGCCTGAATTTAGTAATGAGGATTTAGTTTTAGGAGAATATGGGGCAACAGTAGTAGGACTTGAAATTCAGAGAAGAAAAACTCTTGAATTTGAAGAAGAAGAAAGAATGAGATCCATTGTTCAAATGGCTATTGGCACATTATCCTATTCAGAAATCGAGGCAGTTCAACAAATCTTTGCCGAATTGAACGGTAATGAAGGGTTGTTAGTTGCAAGTAAGATAGCAGACAGATCAGGAATCACCAGATCTGTTATCGTTAATGCTCTTCGAAAACTTGAAAGTGCTGGTGTTATTGAATCCCGCTCACTGGGTATGAAAGGAACACACATTAAGATTTTGAACTCTAAGTTCTACGAAGAACTGGAAAAAATGGATATGTAA